From a region of the Pontixanthobacter gangjinensis genome:
- a CDS encoding MBL fold metallo-hydrolase, producing the protein MAIPPEPWPTGLVEQPEPLVRRVLAPNPSPYTYTGTQTYLVGAEDSIAVIDPGPDEPAHIDALIAAIGDAKVSAIMCTHTHRDHSPAAAPLAKRTGAPIVGCAPLVLEVDGPRSDEAFDKTYAPDRVLEDGEQMTGPGWTLTAVHTPGHTSNHLCFALEESGALFTGDHVMGWSTSVVIPPDGNMGDYMRSLDKLYAREDRIYYAAHGAPMEKPRQLVRGMMGHRRQRENQILRLLGEAAQSIENLVPKMYKGLDPRLVGAAGMSVKAHLLDLEQRGMVIHSNGIWQTQ; encoded by the coding sequence ATGGCAATTCCCCCAGAACCGTGGCCCACTGGGCTTGTCGAGCAGCCCGAACCGCTGGTTCGCCGCGTACTTGCGCCAAACCCTTCACCATATACCTATACAGGCACCCAGACCTATCTGGTTGGGGCGGAAGACTCGATTGCGGTCATTGACCCGGGACCGGACGAGCCGGCTCATATTGATGCGCTTATTGCCGCCATTGGCGATGCCAAAGTGTCCGCGATAATGTGCACTCACACGCACCGCGACCATTCCCCTGCCGCCGCCCCTCTGGCAAAGCGAACAGGCGCGCCAATTGTCGGCTGCGCGCCACTTGTGCTTGAGGTCGATGGGCCACGTTCGGACGAAGCTTTCGATAAAACCTACGCGCCCGATCGCGTGCTCGAAGATGGCGAGCAAATGACCGGGCCCGGCTGGACACTCACTGCGGTCCACACGCCGGGCCATACGTCCAACCATTTATGTTTCGCGCTGGAAGAAAGCGGCGCGCTGTTCACCGGCGACCATGTGATGGGCTGGTCCACCAGCGTGGTCATTCCGCCCGATGGAAATATGGGCGATTATATGCGTAGCCTTGATAAGCTCTACGCCCGGGAAGACCGCATCTATTACGCCGCGCATGGCGCGCCGATGGAAAAGCCGCGCCAATTGGTTCGCGGAATGATGGGCCACCGCCGCCAGCGGGAGAACCAGATACTCCGCCTGCTGGGCGAAGCGGCGCAAAGCATCGAAAACCTGGTTCCGAAAATGTATAAGGGCCTCGACCCGCGATTAGTCGGCGCGGCCGGGATGTCGGTGAAGGCGCATTTGCTCGATCTGGAACAAAGGGGAATGGTCATCCATTCTAACGGCATATGGCAGACACAGTAA
- a CDS encoding YdcH family protein, producing the protein MATSHVNALQSKHAGIEAKLREEENRPAPDTATIQTLKKKKLRIKEELASA; encoded by the coding sequence ATGGCAACGTCGCACGTCAACGCCCTACAGTCCAAACATGCCGGAATCGAAGCAAAGCTTCGCGAAGAGGAAAACCGGCCGGCACCAGACACCGCGACAATCCAGACTCTCAAGAAGAAAAAATTACGAATTAAGGAAGAATTGGCCTCAGCCTAG
- a CDS encoding DUF2254 domain-containing protein, translating to MLTRLRAAAHSINASYWFFPALFAILALLLASLTIQLDRSGWADWLGEIVWLHPARPDGASNMLTVIAGSMIGVASTVFSITIAAVAYASGTYGPRLLTNFMEDRGNQLSLATFIGTFVYSLTVLRTVRTSEEQNLLSTAGGIGDMSGFVPQLSLLVAYGLMALSIAVLVYFLNHIPASIRINTVLQEIGERLIHDIGTIFPDPADGGVEMKAPQGTPVNSQDTGYIQVIDFEGLDALARGHDAVMKLAVRTGDFIHRDLPLVYWAGDKPPKDIDGEVRDCFALGGMRTPNQDLHFLIDELVEIGLRALSPGINDPFTAVTSVHWLGAATAQLGQRKLVRSFGEARNPNEDCLVLLNDDFAHYIQRGFGGLRSAMAASPIAAIVGFDAMAKAATTLEDASRRADLANEVDQLMRQARECLTGPDLEQVEASYQELKAKRN from the coding sequence ATGCTGACACGCCTTCGCGCTGCTGCGCATTCGATCAATGCCAGCTATTGGTTCTTCCCTGCGCTATTTGCAATACTGGCGCTGCTGCTGGCATCGCTGACAATCCAGCTCGACCGATCAGGCTGGGCTGATTGGCTCGGCGAGATTGTGTGGCTGCACCCTGCGCGTCCTGATGGTGCGAGCAATATGCTCACCGTCATTGCTGGCAGTATGATCGGCGTCGCCTCAACTGTGTTTTCGATCACCATTGCCGCTGTCGCTTATGCAAGCGGCACCTATGGTCCGCGCTTGCTGACCAATTTCATGGAAGACCGCGGCAACCAGTTAAGTCTTGCGACCTTTATCGGCACGTTTGTCTATTCGCTCACCGTGCTGCGCACTGTGCGGACGAGCGAGGAGCAGAATCTTCTATCCACTGCCGGTGGTATCGGAGATATGTCCGGATTTGTGCCGCAATTGTCGCTGCTGGTTGCCTACGGGTTGATGGCGCTGTCTATCGCTGTGCTGGTCTATTTCCTCAACCACATCCCCGCTTCAATCCGGATCAATACCGTTTTACAGGAAATCGGTGAGCGGCTGATACATGACATTGGCACAATTTTCCCCGATCCTGCTGACGGCGGAGTCGAGATGAAAGCCCCGCAAGGGACGCCGGTCAACTCGCAGGACACCGGCTATATTCAAGTGATCGATTTTGAAGGGCTGGACGCGCTTGCCCGCGGTCACGATGCGGTGATGAAACTGGCAGTGCGGACCGGCGATTTTATTCACCGCGATTTGCCACTGGTCTATTGGGCGGGTGACAAGCCGCCAAAGGACATAGACGGCGAGGTGCGCGATTGTTTCGCTTTGGGAGGGATGCGCACGCCCAATCAGGATTTGCATTTCCTGATCGACGAGCTGGTCGAAATCGGGCTGCGCGCACTATCTCCGGGGATCAATGATCCGTTTACGGCGGTCACATCGGTCCATTGGCTGGGCGCGGCGACCGCGCAATTGGGCCAGCGCAAGCTTGTTCGCAGTTTTGGCGAGGCACGGAATCCGAATGAGGATTGCCTGGTGCTGCTGAACGATGATTTCGCCCATTATATCCAGCGCGGTTTTGGCGGATTGCGTTCCGCGATGGCGGCCAGCCCAATCGCTGCGATAGTCGGCTTCGATGCAATGGCCAAGGCAGCGACGACGCTTGAAGATGCCTCCCGGCGCGCCGATTTGGCAAACGAAGTGGACCAATTAATGCGGCAGGCGCGAGAATGTTTGACCGGGCCCGATTTGGAGCAGGTCGAGGCAAGCTATCAAGAGCTAAAAGCCAAACGCAACTAG
- a CDS encoding class I SAM-dependent methyltransferase translates to MKDTKHAVPAAHSKNAKRPNRFLGQWGVFLRGFIEHPKMVGSIIPSSRFTIGKMLAPVKWDECKLFVEYGPGVGTFCDPVLAHLRPDGALIVIDTNPLFIDYLNRTIDDPRFTAVLGSAVDVEAIVRDHGHDHADYVLSGLPFSTLPGGVGPAIAAATHRVLRPGGAFLVYQFSAKARDFMAKHFTRIDAGFEFWNVLPCKLFWGWKDLPAQTAV, encoded by the coding sequence TTGAAAGACACCAAGCATGCTGTTCCCGCAGCGCATAGCAAGAACGCCAAGCGGCCAAACCGTTTTTTGGGTCAGTGGGGTGTGTTCCTTCGCGGCTTTATCGAGCATCCGAAAATGGTTGGTTCGATCATTCCCTCGTCACGCTTTACCATCGGCAAAATGCTCGCGCCGGTTAAGTGGGACGAGTGCAAATTGTTCGTCGAATATGGCCCCGGTGTGGGGACATTTTGCGATCCGGTCTTGGCCCACTTACGCCCCGATGGCGCGTTGATCGTAATCGACACCAATCCGCTGTTTATCGATTACCTTAACCGGACGATCGACGACCCGCGCTTTACCGCTGTCCTCGGCTCTGCGGTTGATGTCGAAGCCATCGTCCGCGACCATGGCCATGATCACGCGGACTATGTGCTGTCCGGCCTGCCGTTTTCCACCTTACCCGGCGGAGTTGGCCCGGCCATCGCCGCCGCCACGCACCGCGTTTTGCGGCCCGGCGGCGCATTCCTGGTCTATCAATTCAGCGCCAAGGCGCGCGACTTTATGGCTAAGCACTTCACCCGGATTGATGCGGGATTTGAATTCTGGAACGTGCTGCCGTGCAAGCTGTTCTGGGGTTGGAAAGATCTACCCGCCCAAACCGCCGTTTAA
- a CDS encoding YdcH family protein: MTEQEMRKRLALLKTEHRDMDAAIDALLASGSHDQLQIARLKKRKLNLRDQVSRMEDALLPDIIA; encoded by the coding sequence GTGACCGAACAGGAGATGCGCAAACGACTGGCGCTGCTGAAAACCGAACACCGCGATATGGATGCAGCAATCGATGCGCTGCTTGCATCGGGGTCGCACGATCAATTGCAAATTGCCCGGTTGAAAAAGCGCAAGCTGAATTTGCGCGATCAGGTGAGCAGGATGGAGGATGCGCTCCTGCCCGATATTATTGCGTAG
- the nadA gene encoding quinolinate synthase NadA: protein MSVQDKVPAGADLLAEINRLRKERNAVILAHYYQRPEIQDLADYVGDSLQLSQMAAETDADVIAFCGVKFMADTAKILSPDKIVVLPDMDAGCSLEDSCPPDKFKAFREAHPDHIALTYINCSTEVKALSDVIVTSSSAETILQQIPKDQKIIFGPDRHLGGYLSRKFDREMLLWPGVCIVHEAFSETELLKLKEQHPDAPIAAHPECPPTIVDHADYVGSTSGILKFAQDFEGDTLIVATEPHIIHQMEKALPEKNFIGAPGADGNCNCNICPYMALNTLEKLYTALRDLEPRIEIEEGLRLRAKKSLDAMLEMASGTVGKGDLGPA from the coding sequence ATGAGCGTTCAGGATAAAGTACCAGCAGGCGCGGATTTGCTCGCGGAAATCAATCGCCTGCGTAAAGAACGCAACGCGGTTATCCTCGCGCATTATTACCAGCGGCCCGAAATTCAGGATTTGGCCGATTATGTCGGGGATAGTTTGCAGCTGAGCCAGATGGCGGCGGAAACCGATGCCGATGTCATCGCCTTTTGCGGGGTCAAATTCATGGCCGATACCGCCAAAATCCTCAGCCCCGACAAAATCGTGGTGTTGCCCGATATGGATGCAGGGTGCAGTCTGGAAGACAGCTGCCCGCCGGACAAATTCAAAGCCTTCCGCGAGGCGCATCCCGACCACATCGCGCTGACTTACATCAATTGCTCGACAGAGGTGAAGGCGCTGTCCGATGTGATCGTAACCAGTTCCAGCGCGGAAACGATCCTGCAACAAATCCCCAAAGACCAGAAGATTATCTTCGGCCCCGACCGTCACTTGGGCGGCTATCTCAGCCGCAAATTTGACCGCGAAATGCTGCTCTGGCCCGGTGTCTGCATCGTCCACGAAGCGTTCAGCGAAACCGAGCTGCTCAAGCTGAAAGAACAGCATCCCGATGCGCCGATTGCTGCGCATCCCGAATGCCCTCCCACTATTGTCGACCATGCCGATTATGTCGGGTCGACCAGCGGCATCCTAAAATTCGCCCAAGATTTTGAAGGCGATACGCTGATCGTCGCGACAGAGCCGCACATCATCCACCAAATGGAAAAGGCACTGCCGGAGAAAAACTTCATCGGCGCGCCCGGTGCAGACGGCAACTGCAATTGCAATATCTGCCCCTATATGGCGCTCAACACGCTTGAAAAACTCTACACCGCGCTCCGCGATCTTGAACCGCGCATCGAGATTGAAGAAGGTCTGCGTTTGCGCGCCAAGAAGAGCCTCGACGCAATGCTGGAAATGGCGAGCGGCACGGTCGGCAAGGGTGATTTGGGTCCGGCCTGA
- a CDS encoding alkene reductase, giving the protein MTDILFQPIKLGAFEAKNRILMAPLTRGRATTPGFVPNEMMVTYYRQRASAGLIISEATGISVEGLGWPSAPGIWSDEQVVGWKAVTDAVHAEGGKIVLQMWHMGRIVHPVFLDGQPPVSASATTAPGHAHTPTGRQDHQQARALETDEIARVVADYRHAAENAKKAGFDGVQLHGANGYLVDQFLRETTNLRTDKYGGSPENRTRFLREVLEALVDVWGADRVSVRLSPNGETQGADDSDPAAIFGAAAKVVEDLKLGFLELREPGPEGTFGQTDVPKQSPMIRKIYSGPLVLNSDYTAEDAVRDIESGLCDAVAFGRPFISNPDLPDRIAKGAEWAENVNVPQSWYLPGAAGYVDYPTLAEQDG; this is encoded by the coding sequence TTGACCGACATCTTGTTCCAGCCGATTAAACTTGGCGCTTTTGAAGCGAAGAACCGCATCCTGATGGCGCCGCTAACACGCGGGCGGGCGACCACACCCGGCTTCGTTCCGAACGAAATGATGGTGACCTATTACCGCCAGCGGGCAAGTGCTGGCCTGATTATCAGCGAAGCAACCGGCATCAGCGTTGAAGGACTCGGTTGGCCGTCTGCGCCAGGCATTTGGAGCGATGAACAAGTTGTTGGCTGGAAAGCCGTGACCGATGCGGTGCACGCAGAAGGCGGCAAAATCGTGCTGCAAATGTGGCATATGGGCCGGATTGTTCACCCCGTCTTCCTGGACGGTCAGCCGCCGGTTTCCGCATCGGCAACAACCGCGCCGGGGCATGCGCACACGCCAACCGGACGGCAGGACCATCAACAGGCTCGGGCGCTCGAAACAGATGAAATTGCCCGCGTCGTTGCTGACTATCGCCACGCTGCAGAGAACGCCAAGAAAGCCGGTTTTGACGGAGTGCAATTGCACGGCGCGAACGGCTATCTGGTCGACCAATTTCTGCGCGAGACGACAAATTTGCGGACAGATAAATATGGCGGCTCGCCCGAAAACCGCACCCGTTTCCTGCGCGAAGTCCTGGAGGCGTTGGTTGATGTTTGGGGCGCCGACCGTGTTAGCGTGCGCCTGTCGCCAAATGGCGAAACTCAAGGCGCGGATGACAGCGACCCTGCGGCAATTTTCGGGGCAGCGGCAAAAGTGGTCGAAGATCTGAAGCTCGGCTTTCTCGAACTTCGCGAGCCCGGCCCCGAGGGAACTTTTGGCCAGACTGATGTGCCCAAGCAAAGCCCGATGATCCGCAAAATATATTCAGGCCCGCTGGTGCTGAATTCCGACTACACAGCCGAAGATGCGGTACGCGATATCGAATCCGGCCTGTGCGACGCGGTTGCATTTGGCCGGCCGTTCATCTCCAACCCCGATCTGCCCGATCGCATTGCCAAGGGCGCAGAATGGGCAGAAAACGTCAATGTCCCGCAAAGCTGGTATCTGCCCGGCGCGGCGGGATACGTTGATTATCCCACGCTCGCCGAGCAAGACGGATAA
- the glpK gene encoding glycerol kinase GlpK yields the protein MTQSILVLDEGTTSTRAMLFTATGKLLGSAQQELTQHYPAPGRVEHDATEIWHRTLACAREMVEKAGGADRIAGIGITNQRETVVAWDRSTGEPLARALVWQDRRTAEFCDELKQAGHEAAVQEQTGLLLDPYFSGTKMRWLLDNEPAVAAAAEAGTLSLGTIESWLVYKLTGGNFISDASNASRTLLLPLGGAQFDDGLCDLLGVPKSALAQVTDNSGHFGVTLKELFGAPIPITGLVGDQQSATIGQGCLSPGETKATYGTGAFILANKGTEIPGSNNRLLGTVLYQDNGERTYALEGSVFVAGSLVQWLRDSLGLLGTASETETLARSISDSGGVVIVPAMSGLGAPHWQPEALGVIAGLSFATGRAQIARAALEAMAHQTYDLAEAFAADGAKWTSLKVDGGMSANDWMAQDIANMLGLPVERPDFVETTALGAAMLAAKGAGLVPSLNEASKVMRGSVGRFEPEIDERAKQQRLVNWRRALSAI from the coding sequence ATGACTCAATCCATTCTTGTCCTTGATGAAGGCACCACATCGACCCGCGCTATGTTGTTTACAGCAACGGGCAAGTTGCTCGGCAGCGCGCAGCAGGAACTGACACAGCATTATCCCGCGCCGGGCCGCGTTGAGCATGATGCGACGGAGATTTGGCACCGGACGCTCGCCTGCGCGCGCGAGATGGTTGAAAAGGCGGGCGGGGCAGATCGGATTGCCGGGATCGGTATCACCAACCAACGCGAAACGGTGGTCGCATGGGATCGTAGTACTGGCGAACCGCTCGCTCGGGCGCTGGTGTGGCAAGACCGCAGGACCGCTGAGTTTTGCGATGAATTGAAACAGGCAGGGCATGAGGCGGCGGTGCAGGAGCAAACCGGGTTGCTGCTTGACCCCTATTTTTCCGGCACCAAAATGCGCTGGCTGCTCGACAATGAACCGGCTGTTGCCGCTGCGGCGGAGGCTGGCACGCTATCGCTCGGCACGATTGAAAGCTGGCTTGTCTACAAGCTGACCGGCGGCAATTTTATCAGCGATGCCAGCAACGCCAGCCGGACGCTGTTGCTGCCGCTGGGCGGCGCGCAATTTGATGACGGGCTGTGCGATCTGCTCGGTGTTCCCAAATCCGCGCTGGCCCAGGTCACCGACAATTCCGGACATTTCGGTGTAACCTTGAAGGAATTGTTCGGTGCGCCAATCCCGATCACGGGATTGGTGGGCGACCAGCAATCCGCCACCATTGGCCAAGGGTGCCTGTCACCGGGCGAGACCAAGGCCACTTATGGAACCGGCGCATTTATCCTCGCCAATAAAGGCACAGAAATTCCGGGATCGAACAACCGCTTGCTCGGCACTGTTTTGTATCAGGATAATGGAGAGCGCACCTATGCGCTCGAAGGCTCCGTCTTCGTCGCGGGCAGTTTGGTCCAATGGCTACGAGATTCTCTTGGGCTGTTAGGGACAGCATCCGAGACCGAGACGCTCGCGCGGTCAATTTCCGATAGCGGAGGCGTGGTGATCGTTCCGGCAATGTCCGGCCTGGGCGCGCCGCATTGGCAGCCCGAAGCGCTCGGCGTGATTGCTGGTCTCAGCTTTGCCACTGGCCGCGCCCAGATTGCCCGCGCCGCGTTGGAGGCGATGGCACATCAGACCTATGATCTGGCGGAAGCCTTTGCAGCGGACGGGGCCAAATGGACCTCGCTGAAAGTAGATGGCGGGATGAGCGCGAATGACTGGATGGCGCAAGACATCGCCAATATGCTCGGCCTGCCGGTTGAACGGCCTGATTTTGTCGAAACCACAGCACTGGGCGCGGCAATGCTGGCGGCGAAGGGTGCTGGACTGGTGCCGTCCTTGAACGAAGCGAGCAAGGTTATGCGCGGATCGGTGGGAAGGTTTGAGCCGGAAATAGACGAGCGGGCCAAACAGCAACGTCTGGTCAATTGGCGGCGGGCCCTGTCAGCGATTTGA
- a CDS encoding DUF1465 family protein translates to MGNPKDINQPIIEALYCEALLLADEVRQVFDLNPIRETGEAADKVRLAISVEGLRTTTRVMHVLAWLLNHRAYYSGELTEFQLRRHSKLPVDRPSEAGNLALLQQPTSALIQESEKLHARIARLDAAWRDRFEMRPAAILRLQERLNQMADYR, encoded by the coding sequence ATGGGGAACCCGAAAGACATAAACCAGCCGATTATCGAGGCGCTGTATTGCGAGGCGTTGCTGCTCGCTGATGAAGTCCGTCAGGTATTCGACCTTAACCCCATTCGCGAAACTGGCGAAGCGGCGGACAAGGTCAGGCTGGCAATTTCGGTTGAAGGTTTGCGGACTACGACCCGGGTTATGCATGTGCTTGCTTGGCTGCTTAATCACCGCGCCTATTATTCGGGCGAGCTAACCGAGTTTCAATTGCGCCGCCACAGCAAATTGCCCGTGGACCGGCCTTCCGAAGCTGGCAACCTCGCTCTGCTGCAGCAGCCGACATCCGCACTGATCCAAGAAAGTGAAAAGCTTCATGCCCGGATTGCGCGATTGGATGCCGCATGGCGTGATCGGTTTGAAATGCGGCCGGCAGCGATCCTACGCTTGCAGGAACGTTTGAACCAAATGGCCGACTATCGCTAG
- the lipB gene encoding lipoyl(octanoyl) transferase LipB, with protein MTSPADKTVEIIRAADQVPYRTALDEMDRRNRAISAGEASELLWLLEHPPVYTAGTSAGEGELLDPRFEVVEAGRGGRYTYHGPGQRIGYVLLDLTKRGRDVRHFVHSLEGWVIATLADLGVESWRADGRIGIWTRDIDGQEAKIGAIGVRVRRWVTMHGFSVNLDPDLSHFAGIVPCGIAEFGVTSLARLGMNISAEQWDDALLARKDAFLDMLSQNTGAKI; from the coding sequence ATGACATCGCCAGCCGACAAGACAGTAGAAATCATCCGCGCCGCCGACCAAGTGCCGTATCGCACTGCATTGGATGAAATGGACCGCCGCAACCGCGCGATCTCTGCTGGCGAGGCAAGCGAATTGCTGTGGCTGCTGGAGCATCCGCCGGTTTACACCGCTGGCACCAGCGCGGGCGAGGGTGAATTGCTCGATCCACGGTTCGAGGTGGTCGAAGCGGGACGAGGGGGACGTTATACCTATCACGGCCCCGGCCAGCGGATCGGCTATGTCTTGCTCGACCTGACCAAACGCGGCCGCGACGTGCGGCATTTCGTCCATAGTCTCGAAGGATGGGTGATTGCGACGCTGGCCGATTTGGGCGTTGAAAGCTGGCGCGCCGATGGCCGCATCGGCATTTGGACCCGCGATATTGACGGGCAGGAAGCGAAAATTGGCGCAATCGGTGTGCGCGTGCGCCGCTGGGTGACGATGCATGGCTTTTCGGTCAATCTCGACCCGGATCTGTCGCATTTTGCAGGAATTGTCCCCTGCGGTATTGCTGAATTTGGCGTGACGAGCTTGGCACGGCTGGGGATGAATATCAGCGCGGAGCAATGGGACGATGCCCTGCTTGCGCGCAAGGACGCTTTCCTCGATATGCTCAGCCAGAATACTGGAGCGAAAATATGA
- a CDS encoding HpcH/HpaI aldolase/citrate lyase family protein, whose amino-acid sequence MRSWLFIDGDSATKLTKAPMVGADAVVVDISKIAISDESPKIMEGIADWLTAYSDPLILNKAFARWLRIKPLDAPHWREDLLIAMKGAPDGVVLPKTSGPDQIRTLASELYEVEQKLGLKHNSTKIIPQIGETARAALTMSDLTRDPQPRLTGFAWNADNVARALGATRTHDKDGNWTDSMRHVRATTLFLAKAMGVMAIETSASNPRDVEAGIAEARAAKHDGFTGVSAVHPRQISAINQAFSLSAQERAEAEAIIGLFATNPGVKTVEHEGKRLDQKDLAQMKEVRALGC is encoded by the coding sequence ATGAGATCATGGTTATTTATCGATGGCGATAGCGCCACCAAACTGACGAAAGCCCCAATGGTCGGCGCCGATGCCGTCGTGGTGGATATTTCCAAAATCGCAATCAGCGATGAAAGCCCTAAGATCATGGAGGGCATCGCAGATTGGCTGACGGCATACAGCGATCCACTCATCCTCAATAAAGCGTTCGCCCGGTGGCTGCGAATTAAACCGCTTGATGCTCCGCATTGGCGCGAAGACCTGCTGATCGCCATGAAGGGCGCGCCCGATGGTGTGGTGCTGCCAAAAACCAGCGGGCCGGATCAAATTCGCACGCTGGCTTCTGAATTGTACGAAGTTGAGCAAAAACTTGGGCTGAAACACAACAGCACCAAGATCATCCCGCAAATTGGCGAAACTGCACGCGCAGCGTTGACTATGAGCGATTTGACCCGCGATCCGCAGCCGCGCTTAACCGGCTTTGCCTGGAATGCGGACAATGTAGCGCGGGCGCTTGGTGCGACCCGCACTCACGATAAAGACGGCAATTGGACCGATTCCATGCGCCATGTCCGTGCAACAACACTGTTTCTTGCAAAGGCGATGGGGGTGATGGCAATCGAAACATCTGCATCCAACCCACGCGATGTCGAAGCCGGAATTGCAGAGGCTCGCGCTGCGAAGCACGATGGCTTCACCGGAGTCAGCGCGGTGCATCCGCGGCAAATTTCCGCGATCAATCAAGCTTTCTCGCTATCTGCGCAGGAGCGTGCAGAGGCAGAAGCAATTATCGGCCTTTTTGCCACCAATCCGGGGGTTAAGACAGTCGAACATGAAGGCAAGCGATTGGACCAAAAAGATTTGGCTCAAATGAAGGAAGTTCGCGCGCTGGGCTGTTAA
- a CDS encoding DUF4230 domain-containing protein, translating to MGGDDSAPVSESQYQGKSLARIQAVPWLIVILLMALTAWLGWRAFFYQEEGDPVGSAMLAFEKQNSLTVFSSRFEVVAESVNTTSLGPINLAESRQAAIIPATIEYRLDLSTIDRDRFNWDAGDETLDITLPALKISKPNLDEAQQKTFTEGVWVSRGASENLSRENSRQAEVKAAAFAKNPQVLAMARSAAKEAVRQNLTIPLQIAGYGDVTVNVRFDGEKVQK from the coding sequence ATGGGCGGCGATGACTCTGCGCCGGTCTCGGAATCGCAATATCAGGGGAAGTCTCTTGCCCGCATTCAGGCCGTTCCGTGGCTGATCGTCATTCTGCTGATGGCGCTGACTGCATGGCTGGGCTGGCGTGCGTTCTTCTATCAGGAAGAAGGCGATCCGGTGGGCAGCGCGATGCTCGCGTTTGAGAAGCAAAACTCGCTGACCGTATTTAGTTCGCGGTTCGAAGTGGTCGCCGAAAGCGTCAACACCACATCACTGGGCCCAATCAATCTGGCAGAATCCCGCCAAGCAGCAATCATTCCCGCGACCATTGAATACCGTCTCGATTTGTCGACCATCGACCGTGACCGGTTTAATTGGGATGCTGGCGACGAGACTTTGGATATTACTCTGCCAGCACTCAAAATCTCCAAACCCAATCTTGACGAGGCGCAGCAAAAAACCTTCACCGAAGGTGTATGGGTCAGCCGCGGCGCGTCAGAAAACCTCAGCCGCGAAAATTCGCGTCAGGCTGAGGTGAAAGCCGCTGCCTTCGCTAAGAACCCGCAGGTTTTGGCAATGGCGAGAAGCGCCGCTAAGGAAGCGGTCAGACAAAATTTGACGATTCCGCTGCAAATCGCAGGATATGGCGATGTAACCGTAAATGTCCGGTTTGACGGAGAGAAGGTCCAGAAATGA
- a CDS encoding DMT family transporter: MTNSSATKPISPDSATWPRWVLLAALLLGNVALATGPWFVRLADTGPVSSAFWRLFLALPFLALFARATGQALTGIPKPTLILVALGAVAFALDLSSWHIGIEQTRLGNATLFGNAGSLVLLFWTFIISRSLPKGLEWLAILFALGGASILMGRSLEISVATLIGDLFCLAAGLFYAVYLLTLQDARKGIGAWSLLVWVSIFACPVILALALLLGEPVWPTNWTPVIILFVTSQLIGQGLLVFSLRHFPPLIIGLALLTQPAIAAVIGYSVFDEVLMPMDVLGMALLGGALLVARLKRDERPTPPSLTSG, from the coding sequence GTGACCAATTCAAGCGCAACAAAACCAATCAGCCCAGACAGCGCAACTTGGCCGCGCTGGGTGTTGCTTGCTGCGTTGCTGTTGGGCAATGTGGCCTTGGCAACCGGACCATGGTTTGTCAGGCTGGCCGATACTGGGCCAGTTTCATCTGCATTCTGGCGGCTCTTTCTGGCATTGCCGTTTCTCGCCTTGTTCGCGCGGGCGACCGGGCAAGCTTTAACCGGAATCCCCAAGCCAACTTTGATACTGGTCGCGCTTGGGGCGGTCGCTTTTGCGCTGGATTTATCTAGTTGGCATATTGGGATCGAGCAAACGCGGCTCGGAAATGCGACTTTGTTCGGCAATGCGGGCAGCCTCGTCCTGTTGTTCTGGACCTTCATAATTAGCCGCAGTCTGCCGAAGGGGCTCGAATGGCTCGCGATTCTATTCGCGCTAGGCGGGGCGAGTATTTTGATGGGCCGCAGTCTGGAAATCAGCGTCGCGACCTTGATCGGAGATCTGTTTTGCCTTGCCGCTGGTCTGTTTTACGCGGTTTATCTGCTCACTCTGCAAGATGCGCGCAAAGGCATCGGTGCATGGAGCCTGCTTGTTTGGGTCAGCATATTCGCATGCCCGGTAATTTTGGCTCTGGCGCTGCTTTTGGGAGAACCGGTCTGGCCGACTAACTGGACGCCCGTGATCATCCTGTTTGTTACCAGTCAATTGATAGGGCAGGGGTTGCTGGTGTTCAGCCTACGCCACTTCCCGCCACTGATCATCGGGTTGGCATTGCTGACGCAGCCTGCGATTGCGGCGGTGATAGGGTACAGCGTATTCGACGAAGTACTGATGCCGATGGATGTGCTTGGCATGGCCTTGCTGGGCGGGGCGTTGTTGGTGGCGCGGTTGAAGCGTGATGAACGGCCAACGCCGCCCAGCTTAACCAGCGGCTAG